Proteins co-encoded in one Ruegeria pomeroyi DSS-3 genomic window:
- a CDS encoding glutathione S-transferase family protein, with the protein MTPNRPALTGYRYSVYTRAARLALIEKAVAYDYHEHDPFAPGAQGAHPFGRVPVLHHTGARFYETAAITAYVDLAFPGPALMPERPAAVARAVQVISIVDAYAYWPLVRQVYSHAVFRPAMGEPASQQSLREGMERAPAVLAALDEIAAEGLVLSGPVTRADCHLAPMIAAFVQAPEGADLLRRYPALAAWWQDMAGRDSLHLTETPLP; encoded by the coding sequence GTGACCCCGAACCGCCCGGCCCTGACCGGCTATCGCTACAGCGTCTATACGCGGGCGGCCCGGTTGGCGCTGATCGAAAAGGCGGTCGCATACGACTATCACGAACACGACCCCTTTGCCCCCGGCGCGCAGGGCGCGCACCCGTTTGGCCGGGTTCCCGTGCTGCATCACACAGGCGCGCGGTTCTATGAAACCGCCGCGATCACCGCCTATGTCGATCTTGCCTTTCCCGGCCCCGCGCTGATGCCCGAACGCCCCGCAGCGGTGGCGCGTGCCGTGCAGGTGATCTCGATCGTGGACGCCTATGCCTATTGGCCCCTGGTCCGGCAGGTCTATTCCCACGCGGTGTTTCGCCCGGCGATGGGCGAACCCGCGTCGCAGCAGAGCCTGCGCGAGGGGATGGAGCGTGCACCGGCGGTTCTGGCCGCGCTTGACGAGATCGCGGCCGAGGGGCTGGTGCTCTCGGGGCCGGTGACGCGCGCCGATTGCCATCTGGCGCCGATGATCGCAGCCTTTGTACAGGCGCCAGAGGGGGCGGACCTGCTGCGGCGCTATCCCGCATTGGCGGCATGGTGGCAGGATATGGCCGGGCGGGACAGCCTGCACCTTACCGAAACCCCGCTTCCCTAG
- a CDS encoding LysE family translocator: MISLQFFITAFVVVLAPGTGVIYTLAIGLGRGRSAAAWAALGCTLGILPHLAAAILGLAAILHSSALLFQLVKAAGVAYLLYLAWQALRSDGALAIRSEHSHQPGWRIAWRGALINILNPKLSVFFLALLPPFLSGNPASATAEMSLLGLVFMAMTFAVFLLYGAFASAARTYLMQSERALRWMGRGFALVFAGLAARLAMERA, translated from the coding sequence ATGATTTCATTGCAATTTTTCATCACCGCCTTTGTCGTTGTCCTGGCCCCCGGCACCGGTGTGATCTATACGCTGGCGATCGGTCTGGGGCGCGGTCGCAGCGCGGCGGCCTGGGCGGCGCTGGGCTGTACGCTTGGCATCCTGCCGCATCTGGCGGCGGCTATTCTGGGGCTTGCGGCGATCCTGCACAGTTCGGCGCTTTTGTTCCAACTGGTCAAGGCCGCTGGTGTCGCCTATCTGCTCTACCTCGCCTGGCAGGCGCTGCGCAGTGACGGCGCCCTGGCGATCCGATCCGAGCACAGCCACCAGCCCGGCTGGCGGATCGCCTGGCGCGGGGCGCTGATCAACATCCTGAACCCCAAGCTTTCCGTCTTTTTCCTGGCGCTGCTGCCGCCGTTCCTGTCCGGCAACCCGGCCAGTGCCACTGCCGAGATGAGCCTATTGGGCCTCGTCTTCATGGCGATGACCTTTGCCGTGTTCCTGCTCTATGGCGCCTTCGCCTCGGCCGCGCGCACCTATCTGATGCAAAGCGAACGGGCGCTGCGCTGGATGGGGCGCGGCTTTGCCCTGGTCTTTGCCGGGCTTGCCGCCCGTCTCGCGATGGAGCGCGCATGA
- a CDS encoding trimeric intracellular cation channel family protein: MSLLALLDYASVLVFALTGALVASRAQLDLVGFAFVACLTAVGGGTVRDLLLGRDPVFWVGQPAYILIASGAAALVFFTAHLVESRYRLLIWLDSFALSIAVAAGTGVALAQGQPPVIVVLMGMMTGCLGGLMRDVVCNEVPLVLKQGELYVSCALAGAVAAVIATGLGLATLPALGLCALVCWGLRAGSLIFGWRLPVYKSRPPRTRG, encoded by the coding sequence GTGAGCCTGCTTGCGCTGCTTGATTACGCCTCGGTTCTGGTCTTTGCCCTGACCGGCGCGCTGGTGGCCAGCCGGGCGCAGCTCGACCTGGTTGGGTTTGCCTTTGTCGCCTGCCTGACGGCGGTGGGGGGTGGCACCGTGCGGGACCTGCTTCTGGGCCGTGACCCGGTGTTCTGGGTGGGCCAGCCCGCCTATATCCTGATCGCCTCCGGTGCTGCGGCGCTGGTCTTCTTCACCGCGCATCTGGTCGAAAGCCGCTATCGCCTGCTGATCTGGCTGGACAGTTTTGCACTGTCCATCGCGGTGGCGGCCGGCACCGGGGTCGCACTGGCGCAGGGGCAACCGCCCGTGATCGTAGTCCTGATGGGGATGATGACCGGCTGCCTGGGCGGGCTGATGCGCGATGTGGTCTGCAACGAGGTACCGCTGGTCCTGAAACAGGGCGAACTCTATGTCTCTTGCGCGCTGGCGGGAGCGGTGGCGGCGGTGATCGCCACCGGGCTGGGGCTGGCCACGCTGCCCGCGCTGGGCCTTTGCGCGCTTGTCTGCTGGGGTCTGCGCGCCGGGTCACTGATCTTTGGCTGGCGCCTGCCGGTCTATAAAAGCCGCCCGCCGCGCACGCGCGGCTGA
- the rpoZ gene encoding DNA-directed RNA polymerase subunit omega, with translation MARVTVEDCVDKVPNRFELVLLAAHRAREISAGAAITVDRDNDKNPVVSLREIADETQSADDLRERLIEANQTQIEVDEPEEDQMALLMGAESDRPVEDDMSEERLLRALMEAQGQG, from the coding sequence ATGGCCCGCGTGACGGTAGAAGATTGCGTAGACAAGGTTCCGAACCGGTTCGAGCTGGTATTGCTTGCCGCTCATCGTGCGCGCGAGATCTCTGCCGGTGCCGCGATCACCGTGGACCGCGACAATGACAAGAACCCGGTCGTGTCGCTGCGCGAGATCGCTGACGAGACCCAGAGCGCCGACGATCTGCGCGAGCGCCTGATCGAGGCGAACCAGACCCAGATCGAAGTGGACGAACCCGAAGAGGACCAGATGGCCCTGCTGATGGGTGCCGAGAGCGACCGCCCGGTCGAGGACGACATGTCCGAAGAACGCCTGCTGCGTGCCCTCATGGAGGCGCAGGGGCAGGGCTGA
- the rnhA gene encoding ribonuclease HI, whose protein sequence is MPELFAYTDGACSGNPGPGGWGVLLRAIEGETVLKERELCGGEAETTNNRMELLAAINALETLERPSKITVVTDSAYVKNGVTGWIFGWKRNGWKTAGKKPVKNVELWQRLDLAQARHDVTWKWVKGHAGHPENERADELARAGMKPFKPKKARA, encoded by the coding sequence ATGCCTGAGCTGTTTGCCTATACCGACGGCGCCTGTTCCGGCAATCCCGGCCCCGGCGGCTGGGGCGTGCTGTTGCGCGCCATCGAGGGCGAGACCGTGCTGAAGGAACGCGAGCTGTGCGGTGGCGAGGCTGAGACCACCAACAACCGGATGGAACTCTTGGCTGCGATCAACGCGCTGGAAACGCTGGAGCGGCCCTCGAAAATCACCGTGGTCACCGACAGCGCCTATGTAAAGAACGGTGTGACCGGCTGGATATTCGGCTGGAAGCGCAACGGCTGGAAGACCGCCGGCAAGAAACCGGTCAAGAATGTCGAACTGTGGCAGCGTCTTGACTTGGCGCAGGCACGCCATGACGTGACCTGGAAGTGGGTCAAGGGCCATGCGGGACATCCCGAGAACGAACGCGCCGACGAGTTGGCGCGTGCAGGCATGAAACCCTTCAAGCCGAAAAAGGCCCGCGCGTGA
- the ispH gene encoding 4-hydroxy-3-methylbut-2-enyl diphosphate reductase — MTKSPLTLYLAAPRGFCAGVDRAIKIVEMAIEKWGAPVYVRHEIVHNKFVVDGLRAKGAVFVEELDECPDDRPVIFSAHGVPKAIPAEAERRQMVYVDATCPLVSKVHIEAERHAEHGLQIIMIGHRGHPETIGTMGQLPEGEVLLVETVADVARIAVRDPARLAFVTQTTLSVDDTRDIVAALQARFPQIVGPHKEDICYATTNRQEAVKAVAPKSDALLVVGAPNSSNSRRLVEVAAKAGCSYAQLVQRADDIDWRALDGIATIAVSAGASAPELLVNEVIDAFRARFDVTVEVVETAVEHVEFKVPRVLRQPA, encoded by the coding sequence ATGACCAAATCGCCCCTGACCCTCTATCTTGCCGCGCCGCGCGGGTTCTGCGCCGGTGTCGACCGCGCCATCAAGATCGTCGAGATGGCGATCGAGAAATGGGGCGCCCCGGTCTATGTCCGTCACGAGATCGTGCATAACAAGTTCGTGGTCGACGGGCTGCGCGCCAAGGGCGCGGTCTTCGTCGAGGAACTCGATGAATGCCCGGACGACCGGCCAGTGATCTTTTCCGCCCACGGGGTTCCCAAAGCGATCCCGGCCGAGGCCGAGCGGCGCCAGATGGTCTATGTCGATGCCACCTGCCCGCTGGTATCCAAGGTCCATATCGAGGCCGAGCGGCACGCCGAACACGGTCTGCAGATCATCATGATCGGCCATCGCGGCCATCCCGAAACCATCGGCACCATGGGACAATTGCCCGAGGGCGAGGTGCTGCTGGTGGAAACGGTCGCGGATGTGGCCCGCATTGCGGTGCGCGACCCTGCCCGCCTTGCCTTTGTCACCCAGACCACCCTGTCGGTGGACGATACCCGCGACATCGTCGCGGCCCTTCAGGCGCGGTTCCCGCAGATCGTCGGCCCGCACAAGGAAGACATCTGTTACGCCACCACCAACCGGCAAGAGGCGGTCAAGGCGGTGGCGCCGAAATCGGACGCGCTCTTGGTGGTGGGGGCACCCAACTCCTCGAACTCGCGCCGCCTGGTCGAGGTTGCCGCCAAGGCGGGCTGTTCCTATGCGCAACTCGTACAGCGCGCCGATGACATCGACTGGCGCGCGTTGGACGGCATCGCAACCATTGCCGTCTCTGCCGGCGCCTCGGCCCCCGAACTGCTGGTGAACGAGGTGATCGACGCCTTTCGCGCGCGGTTTGACGTGACGGTCGAGGTGGTGGAAACCGCGGTCGAACATGTCGAGTTCAAGGTCCCGCGCGTGCTGCGGCAACCGGCGTGA
- the folK gene encoding 2-amino-4-hydroxy-6-hydroxymethyldihydropteridine diphosphokinase → MVSEQFAVIALGGNLSFDQTPPEVTLRNAVRMLARRGLVIRDESRFFTTPCFPAGAGPDYINAAISINTNLSPVALLELLHQVEAEFGRAREQRWGMRTLDLDLICHGDSVLPDRAGHDAWRQLDPARQAELAPDQLILPHPRLQDRGFVLVPMADVAPDWRHPVLGLSVQEMLAALPAGDLAEIRLL, encoded by the coding sequence ATGGTTTCCGAGCAATTTGCCGTTATCGCATTGGGTGGAAATCTATCTTTTGATCAAACCCCCCCCGAGGTGACGTTGCGGAATGCGGTACGGATGCTTGCACGAAGGGGATTGGTGATTCGCGACGAGAGCCGGTTTTTCACCACTCCCTGCTTCCCGGCAGGCGCAGGACCTGATTACATCAATGCGGCGATTTCTATCAACACAAATCTATCACCGGTTGCTTTGCTTGAGCTGCTGCACCAGGTGGAGGCGGAATTCGGGCGCGCCCGCGAACAGCGCTGGGGGATGCGTACACTGGATCTGGACCTGATCTGTCATGGCGACAGCGTCCTGCCTGACAGGGCAGGTCACGATGCCTGGAGGCAGCTGGACCCGGCACGCCAGGCCGAACTGGCCCCCGACCAGCTGATCCTGCCCCATCCCCGGTTGCAGGATCGGGGCTTCGTGCTGGTGCCGATGGCCGATGTCGCCCCCGATTGGCGCCATCCGGTCCTGGGTCTGAGCGTGCAGGAGATGCTGGCGGCGCTGCCTGCCGGAGACCTTGCCGAGATCCGGCTGCTTTGA
- a CDS encoding DUF3429 domain-containing protein, with the protein MTAIPRAPLILGLAGLIPFLWGALTYLSPAAQAWGAAALGPRFVGPYVQIAYGQIILAFMSGVLWGFATKADDRRAATGYVLAVLPALWAFFMTGGGPTGAAINLIFGFLGLLMLDAAFASWGLAPVWWMRLRLLLTAVVTICLAVGAFL; encoded by the coding sequence ATGACCGCCATCCCCCGCGCACCGCTGATCCTGGGCCTTGCGGGGCTGATCCCATTCCTCTGGGGCGCGCTTACCTATCTGAGCCCGGCGGCGCAGGCCTGGGGCGCTGCTGCGCTTGGCCCCCGCTTTGTGGGGCCTTATGTGCAGATCGCCTATGGCCAGATCATCCTGGCCTTCATGTCCGGCGTGCTCTGGGGCTTTGCGACCAAGGCCGATGACCGCCGCGCCGCGACCGGCTATGTACTTGCGGTGCTGCCCGCGCTCTGGGCCTTTTTCATGACCGGGGGCGGCCCGACCGGCGCGGCGATCAACCTGATCTTCGGCTTTCTGGGCCTGTTGATGCTGGATGCGGCCTTTGCCAGCTGGGGGCTGGCGCCGGTCTGGTGGATGCGGCTGCGCCTGCTGCTGACGGCGGTCGTTACCATTTGCCTGGCAGTAGGAGCCTTCTTGTGA
- a CDS encoding DUF2062 domain-containing protein, with the protein MVFKRRDRRSPLQVLWELIWPRGGWTRAFHYVKHRVRRLPDRPERIARGIGAGVFASFTPFYGIHFVIAAILARLINGNILAGLSGTFFGNPLTYVPIGVVSLQTGHFLLGTEFHEGAKQGLMRKFARAAGDLKDNFLALFTDRDADWQALGLFFDEVFFPYMIGGIAPGIVAGVVCYYLSLPVISTYQKRRRAKIKAKFEAIKKKAQADLPNPGNPG; encoded by the coding sequence GTGGTTTTCAAGCGCCGAGATCGACGCTCCCCGCTGCAGGTGCTGTGGGAACTGATCTGGCCGCGCGGCGGTTGGACCCGTGCCTTTCACTATGTCAAACACCGGGTGCGCCGCCTGCCGGACCGGCCCGAACGTATCGCGCGCGGCATCGGGGCAGGGGTCTTCGCCTCGTTCACGCCCTTTTACGGTATCCATTTCGTGATCGCGGCGATTCTGGCGCGGCTGATCAACGGCAATATTCTCGCCGGGCTCAGCGGTACCTTCTTCGGCAATCCGCTGACCTATGTGCCGATCGGGGTGGTCTCGCTGCAAACCGGGCATTTCCTGTTGGGGACCGAATTTCACGAGGGTGCCAAACAGGGGCTGATGCGCAAGTTCGCCCGTGCGGCGGGCGATCTCAAGGACAATTTCCTGGCGCTGTTCACCGATCGCGACGCCGATTGGCAGGCGCTCGGCCTGTTCTTTGACGAGGTGTTCTTTCCCTACATGATCGGCGGCATCGCACCGGGGATCGTTGCGGGCGTGGTCTGCTATTACCTCAGCCTGCCGGTGATCAGCACCTATCAGAAGCGCCGCCGCGCCAAGATCAAGGCCAAGTTCGAAGCGATCAAGAAAAAGGCGCAGGCCGATCTGCCAAACCCCGGAAATCCCGGCTAG
- the acpS gene encoding holo-ACP synthase: MILGIGTDLANIERIERTLDRFGDRFRNRVFTEIEQRKAERRSDTAGTYAKRWAAKEACSKALGTGLRMGISWKDMAVSNLRSGQPVMQVTGWAAERLREMTPEGYEAIIHVTLTDDHPWAQAFVVIEARPLAEVGEVNLTYPAPPRM, from the coding sequence ATGATCCTCGGCATCGGCACAGACCTCGCCAATATCGAGCGGATCGAGCGCACGCTCGACCGCTTTGGCGACCGCTTTCGCAACCGCGTCTTCACCGAGATCGAACAGCGCAAGGCCGAGCGCCGCTCTGACACCGCAGGCACCTATGCCAAGCGCTGGGCCGCGAAAGAGGCCTGTTCCAAGGCGCTGGGCACCGGCCTGCGCATGGGGATTTCGTGGAAGGACATGGCGGTCAGCAACCTGCGCAGTGGCCAGCCCGTCATGCAGGTCACTGGCTGGGCCGCCGAGCGCCTGCGCGAGATGACGCCCGAAGGCTACGAGGCGATCATCCATGTCACCCTGACCGACGATCACCCCTGGGCACAGGCCTTTGTCGTGATCGAGGCGCGCCCGCTTGCCGAGGTGGGGGAGGTTAACTTGACTTACCCCGCCCCGCCCCGCATGTAG
- a CDS encoding NYN domain-containing protein — MFYKDERLALFIDGSNLYAAAKALGFDIDYKLLRQEFMRRGKMLRAFYYTALLENDEYSPIRPLVDWLHYNGFTMVTKPAKEYTDSMGRRKVKGNMDIELTVDAMELAPRVDHIVLFSGDGDFRPLVASLQRQGVRVSVVSTIRSQPPMISDELRRQADNFIELEELREVIGRPPREVPAEPRSFAANGN, encoded by the coding sequence ATGTTTTATAAGGACGAACGGCTAGCGCTGTTCATCGACGGTTCGAATCTTTATGCGGCGGCCAAGGCTCTCGGCTTTGATATCGACTACAAGCTTCTCAGGCAGGAGTTCATGCGTCGCGGCAAGATGCTAAGGGCCTTCTATTACACGGCGCTGCTGGAAAACGACGAATACTCTCCGATCCGTCCGCTTGTCGATTGGCTGCACTATAACGGGTTCACCATGGTGACCAAACCGGCCAAGGAATACACCGACAGCATGGGGCGTCGGAAGGTCAAGGGGAACATGGATATCGAACTGACCGTGGACGCCATGGAACTGGCGCCGCGTGTCGATCATATCGTGCTGTTCTCGGGCGATGGCGATTTTCGCCCGCTGGTTGCCAGCCTGCAGCGTCAGGGCGTGCGTGTCTCGGTGGTCTCGACCATCCGCAGCCAGCCGCCGATGATCTCAGACGAGCTGCGCCGGCAGGCGGACAATTTCATCGAGCTCGAAGAGCTGCGCGAAGTGATCGGACGCCCGCCCCGCGAAGTGCCGGCAGAGCCGCGCTCGTTTGCGGCCAACGGCAACTGA
- a CDS encoding RelA/SpoT family protein has translation MISADDLIALVRNYNPKTNAERITRAYEFGQQMHDGQFRHSGEPYFTHPVAVAAILTEQRLDDATIITALLHDTIEDTKASYGQVSELFGEEVAMLVDGVTKLTNLQLSSRETKQAENFRKLFMAMSKDLRVILVKLADRLHNMRTIKAMRPEKQAVKARETMDIYAPLAGRMGMQWMREELEDLAFRVLNPEGRQSIIRRFITLQRETGDVIHRITGDMRHELDKAGIEAEVFGRAKKPYSIWRKMQEKDQGFSRLSDIYGFRIITLSEEDCYRTLGAIHQRWRAVPGRFKDYISQPKSNGYRSIHTTVSGRDGKRVEVQIRTRQMHDVAETGVAAHWSYRDGVRTQNPFAVDPAKWIAGLTEQFDSEEDHEDFLEAVKLEMYSDQVFCFTPKGDVVKLPRGATPIDYAYAIHTRIGHACVGAKVDGIRVPLWTRLKNGQSVDVITAEGQTPQVSWLEIAVTGKAKTAIRRALREVDRERFIKLGHELARSAFDHVGRKATDKALDTAAKHLRLKDRSELLARLGSAELTAHDVVQAVYPELAPDEGDAIPPRRAVIGLEPGQSFDRAPCCQPLPGERIVGITYRGKGVVVHTIDCDRLSEFETQPERWVDLHWHSGTHPAAYGATLDLTIGNDAGVLGRICTLIGEKKANISNLEFIDRKPDFYRLMISVELRDVEQLHSLMLALEAEGDVASVERYREKAKAGAAAG, from the coding sequence ATGATTTCTGCTGACGACCTGATTGCTCTGGTCCGCAACTACAACCCCAAGACCAATGCCGAACGCATTACCCGGGCCTATGAGTTCGGGCAACAGATGCATGACGGCCAGTTTCGCCATTCCGGCGAACCTTATTTCACCCATCCCGTTGCCGTCGCCGCCATTCTGACCGAACAGCGGCTGGACGATGCCACCATCATCACCGCACTGCTGCACGACACGATCGAGGATACCAAGGCCAGCTATGGGCAGGTGTCCGAGCTGTTCGGCGAAGAGGTGGCCATGCTGGTCGATGGCGTGACCAAGCTGACCAACCTGCAACTCTCCTCGCGCGAGACCAAGCAGGCCGAGAACTTCCGCAAGCTGTTCATGGCCATGTCCAAGGACCTGCGGGTGATCCTGGTCAAGCTGGCCGACCGGCTGCACAACATGCGCACCATCAAGGCGATGCGCCCGGAGAAGCAGGCGGTCAAGGCGCGCGAGACCATGGATATCTATGCCCCCCTTGCCGGACGCATGGGCATGCAATGGATGCGCGAAGAGCTGGAGGATCTGGCCTTTCGCGTGCTCAACCCCGAGGGGCGCCAGTCGATCATCCGCCGCTTCATCACGCTGCAGCGCGAAACCGGCGACGTGATCCACCGGATCACCGGCGACATGCGGCACGAGCTGGACAAGGCGGGGATCGAGGCCGAAGTGTTCGGCCGCGCCAAGAAACCCTATTCGATCTGGCGCAAGATGCAGGAAAAGGATCAGGGCTTCTCGCGCCTGTCCGATATCTACGGCTTCCGCATCATCACCCTGTCCGAAGAGGATTGTTACCGCACGCTGGGTGCCATCCACCAGCGCTGGCGCGCGGTGCCGGGGCGGTTCAAGGACTATATCAGCCAGCCGAAATCGAACGGCTACCGCTCGATCCATACCACCGTATCGGGGCGTGACGGCAAGCGGGTCGAGGTGCAGATCCGCACTCGCCAGATGCATGACGTGGCCGAAACCGGCGTGGCGGCGCATTGGTCCTATCGTGACGGGGTGCGCACCCAGAACCCCTTTGCCGTCGATCCGGCCAAGTGGATCGCGGGCCTGACCGAACAGTTTGACAGCGAGGAGGATCACGAAGACTTCCTCGAAGCGGTCAAGCTCGAGATGTATTCCGACCAGGTGTTCTGCTTCACCCCCAAGGGCGATGTGGTCAAGCTGCCGCGCGGTGCCACCCCGATCGACTATGCCTATGCCATCCACACCCGGATCGGGCATGCCTGCGTCGGGGCCAAGGTGGACGGGATCCGGGTGCCGTTGTGGACCCGGCTCAAGAACGGGCAATCGGTCGATGTCATCACCGCCGAGGGCCAGACCCCGCAGGTGAGCTGGCTTGAAATCGCGGTGACCGGCAAGGCCAAGACCGCGATCCGCCGCGCATTGCGCGAGGTGGACCGCGAACGCTTCATCAAGCTGGGGCACGAACTGGCGCGCTCGGCCTTTGACCATGTGGGGCGCAAGGCCACCGACAAGGCGCTGGACACCGCTGCCAAACACCTGCGGCTGAAGGATCGCAGCGAGCTGCTGGCGCGGCTGGGTTCGGCCGAACTCACCGCTCATGACGTGGTGCAGGCGGTCTATCCCGAACTGGCCCCCGACGAGGGCGATGCCATCCCGCCGCGCCGGGCGGTGATCGGCCTGGAACCGGGGCAGAGCTTTGATCGCGCCCCCTGCTGTCAGCCGCTGCCGGGCGAGCGCATCGTCGGCATCACCTATCGCGGCAAGGGCGTGGTGGTGCACACGATCGACTGCGACCGGCTGAGCGAGTTCGAGACCCAGCCCGAACGCTGGGTCGACCTGCACTGGCATTCCGGCACCCATCCGGCCGCTTATGGCGCCACGCTCGACCTGACCATCGGCAACGATGCGGGCGTGCTGGGACGGATTTGCACATTGATCGGCGAGAAGAAGGCCAATATTTCCAATCTGGAATTCATCGACCGTAAACCGGATTTTTATCGCCTCATGATCAGCGTCGAACTGCGGGATGTGGAACAATTGCATTCTTTGATGCTGGCGCTCGAGGCAGAGGGTGACGTGGCTTCGGTCGAACGCTACAGGGAAAAGGCCAAGGCGGGCGCCGCGGCTGGGTAA
- a CDS encoding GlsB/YeaQ/YmgE family stress response membrane protein, giving the protein MHIVVLIIIGAAAGFLATRLMRVEADIPTTMLIGIVGALIGGLILRALLTMMGWLSGFVGAVLGALLVVWLWQTYLRRR; this is encoded by the coding sequence ATGCATATCGTTGTCCTGATCATCATCGGCGCCGCTGCCGGGTTTCTGGCCACCCGGCTGATGCGGGTCGAGGCGGATATTCCCACCACCATGCTGATCGGCATCGTTGGCGCACTGATCGGCGGGCTGATCCTGCGGGCGCTTCTGACCATGATGGGCTGGCTGTCGGGCTTTGTCGGCGCGGTACTGGGCGCGCTTCTGGTGGTCTGGCTCTGGCAGACCTATCTGCGGCGGCGCTGA
- a CDS encoding pyridoxine 5'-phosphate synthase, whose product MSVPHLRLGVNIDHVATVRNARGGEYPDPIRAAKIAEQAGADGITAHLREDRRHITDADIDGLMAALSVPLNFEMAATDEMQKIALRHKPHAVCIVPEKREERTTEGGLEVAREENRLAHFIAPLREVGCRVSIFIAADRRQVEAAHRIGAQVIELHTGAYCDAHAEGDFATRDRELEALREMSAFAHSLGLEVHAGHGLTYDTVQPVAAFPEVMELNIGHFLIGEAIFRGLHPAIAEMRRLMDEARA is encoded by the coding sequence ATGTCTGTTCCCCACCTGCGCCTTGGCGTGAATATCGACCATGTGGCAACCGTGCGCAACGCCCGCGGCGGTGAGTATCCGGACCCGATCCGCGCCGCCAAAATCGCCGAACAGGCGGGCGCGGATGGCATTACCGCGCATCTGCGCGAGGATCGCCGCCATATCACCGATGCCGATATCGACGGGCTGATGGCGGCGCTGAGCGTGCCGCTCAACTTCGAGATGGCCGCCACTGACGAGATGCAGAAGATCGCCCTGCGCCACAAGCCGCACGCGGTCTGCATCGTGCCCGAAAAGCGCGAGGAACGCACCACCGAGGGCGGGCTTGAGGTCGCGCGCGAAGAAAACCGGCTGGCCCATTTCATCGCACCGCTGCGCGAGGTCGGGTGCCGGGTGTCGATCTTCATCGCCGCCGACCGACGCCAGGTCGAGGCCGCGCACCGGATCGGCGCGCAGGTGATCGAATTGCATACCGGCGCCTATTGCGATGCCCATGCCGAGGGCGACTTTGCCACGCGCGACCGCGAGCTGGAGGCCCTGCGCGAAATGTCCGCCTTTGCCCATTCGCTGGGTCTTGAGGTGCACGCGGGCCACGGGCTGACCTATGACACGGTGCAGCCGGTCGCGGCATTCCCCGAGGTGATGGAGCTGAATATCGGCCATTTCCTGATAGGCGAGGCGATCTTTCGCGGGCTGCACCCTGCCATCGCCGAAATGCGCCGCCTGATGGACGAGGCGCGGGCATGA
- a CDS encoding class I SAM-dependent DNA methyltransferase — MSDPETIRIYDDRASDYAALTEDHNAADPALEAFVAALPPGGRVLDLGCGPGTSAARMAQTGLTVVAVDASGEMVALAARHPGVTARQARFDEIDETAAYDGIWANFSLLHAPQAEFPGHLAHLFRALKPGGIFHIALKLGTGEGRDSLGRFYSYYQEDALEHLLQQAGFTITARSFGAGPGLSGKVEDWIAMRAHA, encoded by the coding sequence GTGAGCGACCCGGAAACGATCCGCATCTATGACGACCGCGCCAGCGATTATGCCGCGCTGACCGAGGATCACAACGCCGCCGACCCCGCGCTGGAGGCCTTTGTCGCCGCCCTGCCCCCGGGGGGCCGGGTGCTTGACCTCGGGTGCGGCCCCGGCACCTCTGCGGCCCGGATGGCGCAGACTGGTCTGACGGTGGTGGCGGTCGATGCCTCGGGCGAAATGGTGGCGCTGGCCGCGCGGCACCCGGGCGTCACCGCCCGTCAGGCCCGGTTCGACGAGATCGACGAGACCGCCGCCTATGACGGCATCTGGGCCAATTTCAGCCTGTTGCACGCCCCGCAGGCCGAGTTCCCCGGCCATCTCGCGCACCTGTTTCGGGCCTTGAAACCCGGCGGGATTTTCCATATCGCCCTCAAGCTCGGGACCGGCGAAGGGCGCGACAGCCTCGGTCGGTTCTACAGCTATTACCAGGAGGACGCGTTGGAACATCTGTTGCAACAGGCCGGATTCACCATCACCGCCCGCTCTTTCGGCGCTGGGCCGGGGCTTAGCGGCAAGGTCGAGGACTGGATCGCGATGCGCGCCCATGCCTGA